A region from the Thauera humireducens genome encodes:
- the adeC gene encoding AdeC/AdeK/OprM family multidrug efflux complex outer membrane factor, whose amino-acid sequence MTPLSVRVRSLVVALSAATLGACSMIPAYERPAAPVPASFPQAAPAEASAATQQAEAIAWRDYFADARLREVIALALQNNRDLRVAALNIERARAQYGIQRADLFPTITAGGGQSAQRVPGDLNSSGESVVSRQYSANLGFAAYELDFFGRVRSLEEQALQVYLGTEEARRSAQISLVAEVANAWLRLAADRERLALARSTFETRQKSFELTQRSFDAGAVSALDLRQAETLLQTARADAARYAALVAQDENALALVVGAGVSAELLPQGLDAAIASVAVLPAGVPSEVLTRRPDVVQAEYALRAANASIGAARAAFFPSITLTATVGTASASLDGLFESGSRAWSFMPQIRIPIFEAGRLQASLDVAEIQRDITIAQYEKAIQSAFREVADALADRATLAEQLDARRKLVEATQKSFELSEARYKGGVDSYLNLLDAQRSLYAAELELISVRLSDATNRVALYKALGGGWQ is encoded by the coding sequence ATGACTCCGCTTTCGGTTCGCGTTCGCAGCCTCGTGGTGGCGCTGTCCGCCGCCACGCTCGGTGCGTGCTCGATGATCCCCGCGTATGAGCGGCCGGCCGCGCCGGTACCCGCCAGCTTCCCGCAGGCGGCCCCGGCCGAGGCTTCGGCCGCCACGCAGCAGGCCGAGGCCATCGCCTGGCGTGACTACTTCGCCGATGCCCGCCTGCGCGAGGTGATCGCCCTGGCGCTGCAGAACAACCGCGACCTGCGCGTCGCCGCGCTCAACATCGAGCGCGCGCGGGCGCAGTACGGCATCCAGCGTGCCGACCTGTTTCCGACCATCACCGCCGGCGGCGGGCAGAGCGCGCAGCGCGTGCCGGGCGACCTGAACAGCTCGGGCGAGTCTGTCGTCAGCCGTCAGTACAGCGCCAACCTCGGCTTCGCCGCCTACGAACTCGACTTCTTCGGCCGCGTCCGCAGCCTGGAGGAACAGGCGCTGCAGGTCTATCTCGGCACCGAGGAGGCACGCCGCAGCGCCCAGATCAGCCTGGTGGCCGAAGTCGCCAACGCCTGGCTGCGCCTGGCGGCCGACCGCGAGCGCCTCGCGCTGGCGCGCAGTACCTTTGAGACCCGGCAGAAGTCCTTCGAGCTGACGCAGCGCAGCTTCGACGCCGGCGCAGTTTCGGCGCTGGACCTGCGCCAGGCCGAGACCCTGCTGCAAACCGCGCGCGCCGATGCCGCCCGTTACGCCGCGCTGGTGGCGCAGGACGAGAACGCCCTGGCGTTGGTCGTCGGCGCGGGCGTGTCGGCGGAACTGCTGCCGCAGGGGCTCGATGCGGCGATCGCCAGCGTGGCCGTGCTGCCCGCCGGCGTGCCGTCCGAAGTGCTGACCCGCCGTCCCGACGTCGTCCAGGCCGAATATGCCTTGCGCGCGGCGAATGCCAGCATCGGCGCGGCGCGCGCGGCCTTCTTCCCGTCGATCACGCTCACCGCTACGGTTGGCACCGCTAGCGCCTCGCTCGACGGCCTGTTCGAGAGCGGATCGCGTGCGTGGAGCTTCATGCCGCAGATCCGCATCCCGATCTTCGAGGCTGGCCGCCTGCAGGCCAGCCTGGACGTGGCCGAGATCCAGCGCGACATCACTATCGCGCAGTACGAGAAGGCGATCCAGTCGGCCTTCCGCGAGGTCGCCGACGCGCTGGCCGATCGCGCCACGCTGGCCGAGCAGCTCGACGCGCGGCGCAAGCTGGTCGAGGCCACGCAGAAGAGCTTCGAGCTGTCCGAGGCGCGCTACAAGGGCGGGGTCGACAGCTACCTGAACCTGCTCGACGCGCAGCGCAGCCTCTATGCCGCCGAGCTCGAGCTGATCTCGGTCCGCCTGTCCGATGCCACCAACCGGGTTGCGCTATACAAGGCGCTGGGTGGAGGCTGGCAGTGA
- a CDS encoding CobW family GTP-binding protein encodes MSTTPAAEDHRIPVTVLTGFLGAGKTTLLNHLLRQPEMDGCAVLINEFGEVGVDHHLVEKVDETLVVLDSGCICCSVQGDLVRALKSLFMRALRRELKGLKRVLIETTGLADPAPVIHTLMSDPFLGERYRIDGVVTAVDVTHAVDQLATHAEAVRQVAMADRLLLTKCDLADEAGRGALAERLAALNPGARQIEVAQGVVAPHALFECGLYDAAGKHPDVAAWLGEEAARAARQRAVRAAPVWRKAGAQAAVPTHDAGPPRHDAGVRSFVLTFDQPLSWYEFSDGLGLLLQVYGARILRLKGLLNVVGDPLPRVLQCVQHSLYPTTSLPAWPGTPPYDDRRSRLVFIVRDLSEDEVVAILGSFTGQQPLRAD; translated from the coding sequence GTGAGCACCACACCCGCCGCCGAGGACCATCGCATCCCGGTGACGGTCCTCACCGGCTTCCTCGGCGCCGGCAAGACGACGCTGCTGAACCACCTGCTGCGCCAGCCCGAGATGGACGGCTGCGCGGTGCTGATCAACGAGTTCGGCGAGGTCGGGGTCGACCACCATTTGGTCGAGAAGGTGGACGAGACCCTCGTCGTGCTCGATTCGGGCTGCATCTGCTGCAGCGTGCAGGGCGATCTGGTGCGGGCGCTGAAGAGCCTTTTCATGCGCGCATTGCGACGCGAGCTGAAGGGCCTGAAGCGCGTGCTGATCGAGACGACCGGGCTCGCCGATCCGGCGCCGGTGATCCACACGCTGATGTCCGATCCCTTCCTCGGCGAGCGTTATCGCATCGACGGCGTGGTGACGGCGGTCGATGTCACGCATGCCGTGGATCAGCTCGCCACGCACGCCGAGGCCGTGCGACAGGTGGCGATGGCGGATCGCCTGCTGCTGACCAAGTGCGATCTGGCCGACGAGGCCGGGCGCGGGGCGCTGGCGGAACGGCTGGCGGCGCTGAATCCGGGTGCGCGCCAGATCGAGGTGGCGCAGGGCGTTGTGGCGCCGCATGCGCTGTTCGAGTGCGGGCTGTACGACGCGGCCGGCAAGCACCCGGACGTCGCCGCCTGGCTGGGCGAGGAAGCCGCGCGTGCCGCCCGCCAGCGCGCAGTGCGCGCGGCGCCGGTGTGGCGCAAGGCTGGGGCGCAGGCGGCGGTGCCCACGCACGACGCTGGCCCGCCGCGGCACGATGCGGGCGTCCGCAGCTTCGTGCTGACTTTCGATCAGCCCTTGTCGTGGTACGAGTTCTCGGATGGACTGGGCTTGTTGCTGCAGGTCTACGGCGCACGCATCCTGCGCCTCAAAGGGCTGCTCAATGTCGTGGGTGACCCGCTGCCGCGGGTGCTGCAGTGCGTGCAGCACAGCCTGTATCCGACGACCAGCCTGCCGGCCTGGCCCGGCACGCCGCCCTACGATGACCGCCGCAGCCGGCTCGTCTTCATCGTGCGCGACCTGTCCGAGGACGAAGTCGTCGCCATTCTGGGCAGCTTCACCGGCCAGCAGCCGCTGCGCGCCGACTGA
- a CDS encoding bacteriohemerythrin — MTTELFHWTDEFGVGIQEIDEQHKELVDLLNQLHTAIQEHHGSETSRKILDKLADYTRTHFAVEESLMRVSNYPDFEMHKQNHEDLIGQVQALQEKLDNGQAAITFELLHFLKVWLMRHINEADKRFGVHFMAHGGETQWSDHVESAMKKRKWWWKFW, encoded by the coding sequence ATGACAACCGAACTGTTCCACTGGACCGACGAATTCGGTGTCGGCATCCAGGAGATCGACGAGCAGCACAAGGAACTCGTCGACCTGCTCAACCAGTTGCACACGGCGATCCAGGAGCATCATGGCTCGGAAACCTCGCGCAAGATCCTCGACAAGCTTGCCGACTACACGCGCACGCACTTCGCCGTCGAGGAAAGCCTGATGCGGGTGTCGAACTATCCCGACTTCGAGATGCACAAGCAGAACCACGAGGATCTGATCGGCCAGGTCCAGGCGCTGCAGGAGAAGCTCGACAACGGCCAGGCCGCGATCACCTTCGAACTGCTGCACTTCCTCAAGGTCTGGCTGATGCGGCACATCAACGAGGCCGACAAGCGCTTCGGCGTGCACTTCATGGCCCACGGCGGCGAGACCCAATGGTCCGACCACGTCGAGAGCGCCATGAAAAAGCGCAAGTGGTGGTGGAAGTTCTGGTAA
- a CDS encoding DUF2868 domain-containing protein → MLPSRSLTPFESRWLAEVVRRHEERHGPLDDRAQCLAARAAAADLETRILHRADAIGVREGWRDAILHWHGRARLVLAVAAVLALVFGFGAAAGVLGDGSRPVNVVWTLGGLLGVNLFSLLLWLVATALPVRGGMSLRGGALGGVWLRVVAVLDRSPVAAAVLQALVGLTARTRIAQWGLGCITHALWALALAGAVAGVLALLATRRYGFVWETTILPGELFVGLTTALGALPSLAGFPVPDPATIVASGDAPMLDEAGRRAWAGWLIGALLAYGLLPRLLLALACGGLWLAALRRLRLDLARPGYARLRAVLMPDSERIGVSDPEPAIMPRPLRHAAHAGASGTAALVALELGSDVAWPPAQLPATLDAGRLDSREQRRAALSRFAADAPGRLLVAIDPRRTPDRGTLGLIAELAEHAADTRVWALGGDTARLALWREGLARLGFAPEALILDAAAAQCWLGGHDASATEEAR, encoded by the coding sequence TTGCTCCCATCCCGCTCGCTTACTCCCTTCGAATCCCGCTGGCTCGCCGAGGTGGTGCGCCGGCATGAGGAACGGCATGGGCCGCTGGACGACAGGGCTCAATGCCTCGCCGCGCGCGCGGCAGCGGCGGATCTCGAAACCCGTATCCTGCATCGGGCCGATGCGATCGGCGTGCGCGAAGGCTGGCGCGACGCCATCCTGCACTGGCACGGCCGTGCGCGGCTGGTGCTCGCGGTGGCGGCGGTGCTCGCACTGGTGTTCGGTTTCGGCGCGGCCGCCGGCGTGCTGGGGGACGGCAGCCGGCCGGTCAATGTGGTGTGGACGCTGGGCGGGCTGCTCGGCGTCAATCTCTTCAGCCTGCTGCTGTGGCTGGTGGCGACCGCGCTGCCCGTACGCGGCGGCATGTCCCTGCGGGGCGGTGCGTTGGGCGGGGTATGGCTGCGCGTGGTGGCGGTGCTGGATCGTTCGCCTGTCGCGGCCGCCGTGCTGCAGGCGCTCGTCGGTCTCACGGCTCGCACGCGTATCGCCCAATGGGGGCTGGGCTGCATCACGCATGCGCTATGGGCGCTGGCGCTGGCAGGGGCGGTGGCCGGCGTGCTCGCGCTGCTGGCCACGCGGCGCTATGGCTTCGTGTGGGAGACGACGATCCTGCCCGGCGAGCTTTTCGTCGGACTGACGACGGCGCTCGGCGCCTTGCCGTCCCTGGCCGGCTTCCCGGTGCCCGATCCGGCGACGATCGTTGCCAGTGGGGACGCCCCGATGCTGGACGAGGCGGGCCGGCGTGCGTGGGCCGGCTGGCTGATCGGTGCGCTACTGGCGTATGGGCTGTTGCCCCGGCTGCTGCTGGCCCTGGCCTGTGGCGGACTGTGGCTTGCGGCGCTGCGCCGGCTGAGGCTGGATCTGGCGCGGCCCGGCTATGCGCGGCTGCGGGCGGTGCTGATGCCGGACAGCGAACGCATCGGTGTGAGCGATCCCGAGCCTGCGATCATGCCGCGCCCGCTGCGCCATGCCGCTCATGCCGGCGCCAGCGGTACCGCCGCGCTGGTGGCGCTGGAGCTGGGGTCGGATGTGGCCTGGCCGCCGGCGCAGTTGCCCGCCACGCTGGATGCAGGACGCCTGGACAGCCGCGAACAGCGCCGCGCCGCGCTGAGCCGCTTTGCCGCCGACGCGCCGGGCCGCCTGCTCGTGGCGATTGATCCGCGCCGCACGCCCGACCGCGGCACGCTCGGGCTCATTGCCGAACTGGCCGAGCACGCCGCGGACACGCGCGTCTGGGCGCTTGGTGGCGATACCGCCCGTCTCGCGCTGTGGCGTGAGGGGCTCGCCCGGCTCGGTTTCGCGCCCGAGGCGCTGATCCTCGACGCTGCCGCGGCGCAGTGCTGGCTCGGCGGGCATGATGCGAGCGCAACGGAGGAGGCGAGGTGA
- a CDS encoding GTPase/DUF3482 domain-containing protein: MSGILRVAVVGHTNTGKTSLLRTLARDVDFGEVSDAAGTTRHVEGLRLMADGRPAVELFDTPGMEDAIALLEFVDALAAPGERLDGPARIERFLATPDAHGRFEQEAKVLRQMLASDAALYVVDARDPVLPKHRDELGLLAGCARPLLPVLNFVASPEARATDWRTALARLNLHAVVSFDTVAPALDGERELFETLATLMHDHRPALQRLMDARVREAEERRRAARQLVAALLLELAACRDRVGDASDAALAAAVARLRDAVRQREQACVDALLRLYRFRPGDARASELPLTDGRWDDDLFNPETLRQMGIRLSTGVAAGAAAGVGIDLMTGGLTLGAAAALGAVAGGLWQTFGHYGERIAARLRGHRELTVDDAILRLVALRQHQLLGALEGRGHAALAPIELKGEAAVGDDVFDEVAEAWRDGPLPYALERARAHPEWAPGGGGMARDRGGEGEGDDARETALAELAERLR; this comes from the coding sequence ATGAGCGGCATCCTGCGCGTGGCCGTCGTCGGCCATACCAACACCGGCAAGACTTCGCTGCTGCGTACCCTGGCGCGCGACGTGGACTTCGGCGAGGTGTCGGATGCGGCGGGGACGACGCGCCACGTCGAGGGCCTGCGCCTGATGGCTGACGGCCGGCCGGCGGTCGAACTGTTCGACACGCCGGGCATGGAGGATGCGATCGCGCTGCTCGAGTTCGTCGATGCCCTGGCTGCCCCGGGCGAGCGGCTCGACGGTCCGGCGCGCATCGAACGCTTCCTCGCCACGCCCGATGCACACGGCCGCTTCGAGCAGGAGGCCAAGGTGCTGCGCCAGATGCTCGCCAGCGATGCAGCGTTGTACGTGGTCGATGCGCGCGACCCGGTGCTGCCCAAGCATCGCGACGAACTCGGTTTGCTGGCGGGCTGCGCGCGGCCCTTGCTGCCGGTGCTCAACTTCGTGGCCTCGCCCGAGGCGCGCGCGACCGACTGGCGCACAGCGCTGGCGCGGCTCAACCTGCATGCGGTGGTCAGCTTCGACACCGTGGCGCCCGCGCTCGACGGCGAGCGTGAGCTGTTCGAGACGCTGGCCACGCTGATGCACGACCACCGCCCGGCACTGCAGCGGCTGATGGACGCCCGTGTGCGCGAGGCCGAAGAGCGCCGCCGGGCGGCGCGGCAGCTGGTTGCGGCGCTGCTGCTCGAACTGGCTGCCTGCCGCGACCGTGTCGGCGACGCCTCCGACGCCGCACTGGCTGCGGCCGTCGCGCGCCTGCGCGATGCGGTGCGCCAGCGCGAGCAGGCCTGCGTCGATGCCTTGCTCCGCCTTTACCGTTTCCGCCCCGGCGACGCGCGCGCGAGCGAACTGCCGCTTACCGACGGGCGCTGGGACGACGACCTGTTCAATCCCGAGACCCTGCGCCAGATGGGCATCCGCCTGTCCACCGGCGTGGCCGCGGGCGCGGCGGCCGGAGTCGGCATCGACCTGATGACCGGTGGCCTCACGCTCGGCGCGGCCGCTGCGCTCGGCGCGGTGGCAGGCGGACTGTGGCAGACCTTTGGGCACTACGGCGAGCGCATCGCCGCCCGCCTGCGCGGCCACCGCGAACTGACGGTGGACGACGCCATCCTGCGTCTTGTGGCGCTGCGTCAGCACCAGCTGCTCGGCGCGCTCGAGGGGCGCGGCCATGCGGCGCTCGCGCCGATCGAGCTGAAGGGCGAGGCGGCGGTGGGCGACGATGTGTTCGACGAGGTCGCCGAAGCCTGGCGGGACGGGCCACTGCCTTATGCGCTGGAAAGGGCGCGTGCCCATCCCGAGTGGGCGCCGGGTGGTGGAGGCATGGCGCGTGACCGGGGGGGCGAAGGCGAGGGCGACGATGCGCGCGAGACCGCACTCGCCGAGCTGGCCGAGCGCTTGCGTTGA
- a CDS encoding type II toxin-antitoxin system HicA family toxin, with protein MSHKHRSILQAIFHEPPSGNLHWREVESLLTHLGATVESAHGARFRVVLNRHEFFLHHPHHGGDFPKQAVKQLREFLAGAGVTPSLYDEQARGE; from the coding sequence ATGAGCCACAAGCACCGCAGCATCCTGCAGGCGATCTTTCATGAGCCGCCCAGCGGCAACCTGCACTGGCGCGAGGTCGAATCGTTGTTGACCCATCTGGGCGCGACCGTCGAATCCGCCCACGGCGCGCGCTTTCGGGTGGTGCTGAACCGCCACGAGTTCTTCCTGCACCATCCGCACCACGGCGGCGATTTTCCGAAGCAGGCGGTCAAGCAGTTGCGCGAGTTCCTCGCCGGCGCGGGCGTGACGCCTTCGCTGTACGACGAGCAGGCGCGCGGCGAGTAG
- a CDS encoding ATP-binding domain-containing protein, with amino-acid sequence MARTHPEGWQQLPATGARGRERATLEQLAATLPRDWTIYHGLHWTRAEGAHLVFGDIAFVVMGPTGRVLLIEQHAGFLDETAQGLMRPGRRRPQLVSHELARSADALRARLRPLLDGAEPQLEILLYCPDYTVRQPGSAGLDPARIVDASRREAFFATVQGLTHHDGAPPPEPARLQALHRFFADVLELVPDVQAHAGQADDLTTRLSGGLTEWARRIDMTPHRLRVVATAGSGKTQLALAAYTDALTAGRRPLYVCYNRPLADHFARIAPAGGEVATFHQLCDRRLRDAGRPPRFGAPGAFRRMEADFAALVTTQPEPAWQFDELIIDEGQDFMEPWCDALLALLKPGGRAWWLEDPLQNLYDRPAVALPGWVRLTADTNYRTPADVLALLNARLPLPAPIRAGSPVTDSEPEVLAWHDDASLLDATKRAITRALGLGFRREMIVLLTFRGREHSRFTPLEHLGPHRLRAFTGRYDLLGEPEHSQGELLIDSVYRFKGQSAPCIIFTEIDFETTNGAMDELIMRKLFVGATRATMKLILVASERAAAHLAPG; translated from the coding sequence ATGGCCCGCACGCACCCCGAAGGCTGGCAGCAGCTCCCCGCCACCGGCGCCCGTGGTCGCGAGAGGGCCACCCTCGAGCAGCTTGCCGCGACGTTGCCGCGCGACTGGACCATCTACCACGGCCTGCACTGGACACGCGCCGAAGGCGCGCACCTGGTGTTCGGCGACATTGCCTTCGTCGTCATGGGCCCGACCGGCCGCGTGCTGCTGATCGAACAACACGCTGGCTTCCTCGACGAGACCGCGCAGGGGCTGATGCGCCCCGGTCGTCGTCGCCCCCAGCTTGTCAGCCACGAACTTGCGCGCAGCGCCGACGCCTTGCGCGCCCGGCTGCGTCCGCTGCTCGACGGGGCCGAACCGCAACTCGAGATCCTGCTCTACTGCCCCGACTACACGGTGCGCCAGCCCGGCAGCGCCGGCCTTGACCCGGCCCGCATCGTCGACGCGAGCCGGCGCGAGGCCTTCTTCGCCACCGTGCAAGGCCTGACCCACCACGACGGCGCCCCGCCACCGGAGCCCGCCCGGCTGCAGGCGCTGCACCGCTTCTTCGCCGACGTGCTGGAGCTGGTGCCCGACGTGCAGGCCCATGCCGGCCAGGCCGACGACCTCACCACGCGGCTGTCGGGCGGCCTGACCGAATGGGCGCGCCGCATCGACATGACACCGCACCGCCTGCGCGTCGTCGCCACCGCCGGCAGCGGCAAGACCCAGCTCGCGCTGGCCGCCTACACCGACGCGCTCACCGCCGGTCGCCGGCCGCTGTACGTCTGCTACAACCGTCCGCTGGCCGACCACTTCGCCCGTATCGCCCCCGCTGGCGGCGAGGTCGCCACCTTCCACCAGCTGTGCGACCGCCGCCTGCGCGATGCTGGCCGGCCGCCCCGCTTCGGCGCGCCGGGAGCCTTCCGCCGCATGGAGGCCGATTTCGCCGCGCTGGTTACGACGCAACCGGAGCCGGCCTGGCAGTTCGACGAGCTGATCATCGATGAAGGCCAGGACTTCATGGAGCCCTGGTGCGACGCGCTGCTTGCCCTGCTCAAGCCCGGCGGCCGCGCGTGGTGGCTGGAAGACCCGCTGCAGAACCTGTACGACCGTCCCGCCGTCGCGCTGCCCGGCTGGGTGCGGCTCACCGCCGACACCAACTACCGCACGCCGGCCGACGTCCTCGCCCTGCTCAATGCCCGCCTGCCCCTGCCCGCTCCGATCCGCGCCGGCAGCCCGGTAACCGACAGCGAGCCCGAGGTGCTGGCCTGGCACGACGACGCCAGCCTGCTGGACGCGACCAAGCGCGCCATCACGCGCGCGCTGGGCCTGGGCTTCCGGCGCGAGATGATCGTGCTGCTCACCTTCCGCGGCCGCGAGCACTCGCGCTTCACCCCGCTGGAGCACCTCGGCCCGCACCGCCTGCGCGCCTTCACCGGCCGCTACGATCTGCTCGGCGAACCCGAGCATTCGCAGGGCGAATTGCTGATCGACTCGGTCTATCGCTTCAAGGGCCAGTCGGCGCCCTGCATCATCTTCACCGAGATCGACTTTGAGACAACGAACGGGGCCATGGACGAACTGATCATGCGCAAGCTTTTCGTCGGCGCGACGCGGGCGACGATGAAGCTGATCCTGGTGGCGTCGGAACGGGCGGCTGCCCACCTCGCGCCGGGGTGA